The genomic stretch GTCCCACACGTCCATGTCGGGCAGCGCGATCCGCACGGGCCGGCCGTCCGCGCCGGTGTAGGACAGCTCGTACGAGAACTCGGCGCGCACCGGCCGGGCGCCGTTGGGCACCGTGTCGATGGTGATGTCGCAGCGGTGGACGCCGGCGCCGGCCCTGAGCACGGGGCCCGCCTGGCTCCCCCGGACGCAGCGCTCGAGCGTCCAGCCGGTGAAGGTGGGGGCACGATCCGGAGTGACCGGGGCGTCGGCGGTGGGCGCGTTCTGCAGGTAGCGGTACACCTGATTGACGAACAGCAGGGAATCCACGAAGTAGTAGTCCGAGACGTTGGTGTGTGCGGCGGGCCGGGAGCGGATGACCTTGACGTCCAGGTGGAAGTGCGGCCCGAAGGAGATGGTGCACGGGCCGGTGCCCCGGCTGGAGATGTACCCCAGCAGTTGCCCCGCCCGGACGGTCTGGCCCGCCTGCACCTGAAGCTGACAGGCGTTCAGGTGCAGGTAGCGCATGACCACGTCGTTGGCGTATCCGCCGGAGTCCGTGAAGCGGCCAAGGGTCACCTCGACCGCCCCGCCGGGCCGGACGGTGCCGCCGGGCAAGGGGCGGGCGGCGTTCACCACGCCGGGGAGCATGGCGTAGATGGGCTGCCCCGGCTGGGCGCGGAAGTCCGTGCCCTCGTGCTGCCAGTCCTTGATGTCGTAGCAGGTTGGGCTGGCCCCGAAGACCCAGCCGTGCGCGGCGTGGGTCAGGTCGGCGCCGTCGAGGCTCACGATGTTCTGCAGACACGACCCCGTGCTCTGGATGGCCCGGTACAGGGGCGTGTCCTCTGAGCGGGTATAGCCGTTCTTGCGGCCCAGGTCACCGTCGCTGATGGCCTGCGCTGGATCCTTGAACACTGCCGGCGCGAGCTTGAAGCCCGCGAAGATCGCCTTCAGGGGCGGGCGGTTCAGTGCGACGGTGGCGGCGCGGTTCTTGTTGAACAGCGAACTCATCGGCGTCCAGCGCAGGCTGGAACTCTGGATCGTGGCCCGCCGCTCCGTGGGTGTTCCGGGCGGCGCGGCCGCGCCATACGCGTGTCGCAGATAGTCTTCGCCGTACAGCGTGGGGTTCAGCGACGGAAAGGTGCGGTACAGCTCGAAGGACACAGCCTGATCCGTGACGGCTGCGTCGCCGGTTGTGAAGTCCAGCAGGATCTTCCCGTCCTCGGTCACGGTCTTGCTGACCTGGAGATCGGCCGGAATCTGGTCGAAGACCACGCGGTAGTCGTCCCCAGCCGGGGCGCTGCCGTCCGTGCCCAGCAGGGCGCTGTTCACCTCGAGGCTGAACTGGCTCCGGCGCTCCAGCTGCGGCATCAGCACCGTCAGTTTCGGGGCACTGTCGAAGCCGTTCTGCGTGACGGCCTGGTTTGTCAGGGCGATCGAGCCCCTGCCGCGCCGCAGCGAGACCCGGTGGCCCAGGTAGGTCACGGTGCTGGCCGTCACGACGTCCTTCACGTCGATGGGCGCGGCGGCCACGGCATCGGCAGTGGCCGCGCTGAAGATCCCACTGCGGGCCAGGTACGCACTGACGTTGGTGCGTTGCAGACGGGTGGCCGGCTGCGCGCCCAGCCCCTGCCAGCGGGTCACGGACGTCACGATCCGGCTGCGCGCCACGCGGCCGACGGGCGTGGGTTCCGGAACACTGAAATTCACCAACATCATCCCCGGATCCTGTGCCGCCCCCGTGCTGTGCAGCGCCGCGAGGGCCAGCAACAGGAAGCGCCCCAACGCCGAAACCTTCATGTGTCCCCCCGATCGCCGGGCGCGCGTCCCCAACATGCCTGCGAGCCTCTGGGCTTCCCTTTCCGAGCCGCTTCACGTGGCCGCCCGCCGGGTATGGGCGGCAGTACAGCTGGTGCGGTCATCCAGCACCTTGGCCTGCGTTTGAGCCGTCCGCAGTATTCCGCTGCCCCCGTGATCGGCCCATGATCAGGGGGGGCGGCCAGCGCACGCAGACGCTTCCCCTTCAATTCGGGCTGCGGCCGGTGCGTGTGTCCCCGCTCTGTGGGTGATCGCGCCACTGCTCCGGTCTGGAGGCGGCCTCGTGATGGTGGGAGCGCGGTCTGGTGGACGCGTGGATGGCAGTAGCGGGGGATCTTCAGTGGGTCTGGTGTCCACTCGATTTGCCTGGAGGACACTGCAAATCTCACGTCCTGGCAAGGCGTGGCTCCAGATGTGTCCGGCTCGCTGCACCACCGTCACATGGCGCATCGTTCTTTTCTGCAGATCAGTAGGCCAGGGGTTCAAATCCCTTCGGGCACACCACGGAGAACCGCGACAATGGTGGGGTTTATCGGTCGTGACGTGGACGTCTCCCTGGAGGATGACGGTGGATGCCAGTCCGAGGACACGCCCCAGGGCTTCACGGGGGCCGCAGGCCGGGTCAACCCGGTTGCCGGCCCCCCATCAGCTCACCGCGCCAGTGTCAGGTCTGCTTCCCTGGGCAGCGTGCGCCCCGGCGCGTGCGCGTTCCGCAGCGCCGTCAGCCGGGTCTCGATGATCCGGCGGCTGAGCGCAGCTTCCGGGGCGAGGTGCTCCGAGGCGTGAAATGCGCCCGGGTACACGTGCAATTCGGTCGGCACGCCCGACGCCAGCAGACGCTGCGCGAGGGCAATCTGTCGTCAGTGCAGGGCGGACGGCGCGGCGGCGCGGCGGCGCGCGAACTTCTGCCGGTACATCCGCTGGTCGCTGAGCCTGAGCGCGTCGCCAGCGGCCGCGACCTCGTCCGGAAACGTGGCCACTCCAGAACTGGCCGTGACGTCCACGAATCCGGCGAGGCGAACTTTGTCCATGCCGCGCTCCAACCGCGCGTGCAGGTCATCGGTGTCAGGCGCGCCGGTCCACGAGACGATCAGCGAGAACTCATCGCCGCCGAGCCGGTACAGCCGGCCCAGCGTCTCGAAGGCCGCCTGCAGGCCGTGACCCACCGTGATGAGCAGAGCGTCGCCCCGGTCGTGGCCCTCGGTGTCGTTGAGGGTCTTGAGTCCGTCGAGATCCAGACTCAGGACGCTCAGGTGGCGCTGATGTCGCTCCGCCTGGGCAAAGGCCGACTCGAGATCCGACTCGAAGGCCCGGCGGTTGCCCAGGCCCGTCAGCGCGTCGGTGAAGGCGGCCACCTGCAGGCCGCTGATCTCCGAGCGCGCCTGCTCGTAGCGGGTTCGGAGCTGCTGGAAGCGTTCGGTCTGCAGTTCCGGCATGGCCGGAGCAGGCACGTCACCGGGCCCGGGTTCCACGCCGAGCTGCACCAGGACGTCCTGCACCTCGCTGTCGTCGGCGTGCTGCGAGCCGAGCGGCAACTGGCCCGTGGCGTGGAGCGCCTCGAGCGCCGCGATGACCTGGGGATCGAACTGCTGGCCGCTCTGCCGCCGCAGCTCCGCGAGCACCTCGGCCTGGCTCCACGGGCGCTTGTAGGGGCGCTGGTGCGACAGGGCGTCGTAGACGTCGGCCACGGCCACAATCCTGGCCGACAGGGGAATCGCCAGCCCGCTGTGGCCCTGCGGATACCCGCCCCCACCCCACTGCTCGTGGTGGTGCAGCGCGATCTCCCGCGCGAGGCGCAGCAGCCTGGAATCGCCCCCCGCCAGGATCTGCCCGCCGATGACGGTGTGCGCCTTCATGCGGTCGAATTCCTCGGGCGTGAGCCGGTCAGGCTTGAGCAGGATCAGGTCGGAGATGCCGATCTTGCCGACGTCGTGCAGACGCGCCGCAAGCCGCAGCAGCGCGACCTCGTCGGCCGGGCGTCCGAGCTGGGCGGCGAGCAGGGCGCTGACCTGCCCGACGCGCAGGGTGTGCTCGCCGGTCACGTCGTCGCGGAACTCTGCGGCGTTGGCCAGGCGGGTGAGCACCTCGACCTGGGTGCGCGCCAGGTCGCGCGTGCGGCGCTCCACCCGAACCTCGGCCTCGACGTAGGCCCGCTCGGCCGCCTCGGTTCGCAGCCGCTCGGTCTCGGCCTCGTGCCGGGTGCGCTCCACGTCGAACTGCACGGTCAGCTGCCGGATCTGCCGCTCGCGCCCCTCGGCGGCCAGGCGCTGCTCGACGTCGCGCTGGTTCCGCAGGTGGGTCAGGGCGGCCTGCAGGTCGCCGGAACGCTCGAAGGTCTCGGCGAGCAGTCCGTGAATCCGCGCGGCGGCACGTCGATGGTCGCTGCGCTGGGCGAGTGGGAGGGCCGCGCGCAGCTGCTGGGACGCGGCGAAAATCTCGCCCCGTCGCAGCTGCGCTTCCCCCAGACCCGTCAGGGCGTCGATCTCGCTGCCTGGGTCGCCGAGCTCGCAGGCGATGTCCAGGGCGAGACGGTGGTGCTCCAGCGCCTCGTCCCAGCGCGCCTGACCGCCGAGCGCCTGACCGAGCCCGTGGTGGGCGACCCCCACGAGGTAGCGCTGTCCTGCCTCGGTCGCCAGCCGCAGCGTCTGCTCGCACAGGCCCTGCGCCTCGGCCGGTCGTCCCAGCTGCAGGGCCGCGCCCGCCAGGTTGTTCAGCGCGTACAGCTCGACCAGCCGGTGGCCGCCGGCCCGGCCGAGCTCACCGGCCCGGAGGTGGGAGGCGTAGGCCTGCGGCCAGTCGTCGAGATCCTCGTACACGTGTCCGGTGGTCATCAGGCACTGCGCCCATAGCAGCGGCTCGTGGTGGCCGCTGAGCAGTTCCGAGGCGCGGTTCAGGGCGATCAGCGCCTGGCCGTGCTGCGACTGGCTGAGGTGCACCTGCCCGATGTTGCTCAGCACCTGGGCGGTGCCCAGATCGTCGGCCAGCGCCTCGCGCAGGGCGAGCGCCGCCTGGAACTGGGTCAGCGCCGCGTCGGCGTGCCCCCCCATCTGGAGCAGCACGGCCTGCTGGTTGCGGATATCCGCCTCCAGGCGACCGTCGGCCGTGTGACGGGCGAGCTCCAGGGCGCGCGTCAGGGCCCGCTCGGCGCGCGGCAGTTCGCCGAGCTCGCGCGACACCTTGGCCAGCGTCACCAGCGTGGTCGCCTCCCCGGCCTCGTCGCCGGCCCTCCGCGTGAGCCCGGCCGCGCACTCGAGTTCCGTGGAGGCTTCGGTGAACTGCGCCAGG from Deinococcus sp. AB2017081 encodes the following:
- a CDS encoding M23 family metallopeptidase — protein: MKVSALGRFLLLALAALHSTGAAQDPGMMLVNFSVPEPTPVGRVARSRIVTSVTRWQGLGAQPATRLQRTNVSAYLARSGIFSAATADAVAAAPIDVKDVVTASTVTYLGHRVSLRRGRGSIALTNQAVTQNGFDSAPKLTVLMPQLERRSQFSLEVNSALLGTDGSAPAGDDYRVVFDQIPADLQVSKTVTEDGKILLDFTTGDAAVTDQAVSFELYRTFPSLNPTLYGEDYLRHAYGAAAPPGTPTERRATIQSSSLRWTPMSSLFNKNRAATVALNRPPLKAIFAGFKLAPAVFKDPAQAISDGDLGRKNGYTRSEDTPLYRAIQSTGSCLQNIVSLDGADLTHAAHGWVFGASPTCYDIKDWQHEGTDFRAQPGQPIYAMLPGVVNAARPLPGGTVRPGGAVEVTLGRFTDSGGYANDVVMRYLHLNACQLQVQAGQTVRAGQLLGYISSRGTGPCTISFGPHFHLDVKVIRSRPAAHTNVSDYYFVDSLLFVNQVYRYLQNAPTADAPVTPDRAPTFTGWTLERCVRGSQAGPVLRAGAGVHRCDITIDTVPNGARPVRAEFSYELSYTGADGRPVRIALPDMDVWDTHTSSSALRLMAQGAQLRITLPLSVRKRPDRVYTELLVIGRLYFDNRASKTITQVIKVQ
- a CDS encoding diguanylate cyclase domain-containing protein — encoded protein: MPSPAPSTSDHTLGLLTAAEALLSTAPARALELAREALAAPLDAPVEARARRCAGQALHHLAQFTEASTELECAAGLTRRAGDEAGEATTLVTLAKVSRELGELPRAERALTRALELARHTADGRLEADIRNQQAVLLQMGGHADAALTQFQAALALREALADDLGTAQVLSNIGQVHLSQSQHGQALIALNRASELLSGHHEPLLWAQCLMTTGHVYEDLDDWPQAYASHLRAGELGRAGGHRLVELYALNNLAGAALQLGRPAEAQGLCEQTLRLATEAGQRYLVGVAHHGLGQALGGQARWDEALEHHRLALDIACELGDPGSEIDALTGLGEAQLRRGEIFAASQQLRAALPLAQRSDHRRAAARIHGLLAETFERSGDLQAALTHLRNQRDVEQRLAAEGRERQIRQLTVQFDVERTRHEAETERLRTEAAERAYVEAEVRVERRTRDLARTQVEVLTRLANAAEFRDDVTGEHTLRVGQVSALLAAQLGRPADEVALLRLAARLHDVGKIGISDLILLKPDRLTPEEFDRMKAHTVIGGQILAGGDSRLLRLAREIALHHHEQWGGGGYPQGHSGLAIPLSARIVAVADVYDALSHQRPYKRPWSQAEVLAELRRQSGQQFDPQVIAALEALHATGQLPLGSQHADDSEVQDVLVQLGVEPGPGDVPAPAMPELQTERFQQLRTRYEQARSEISGLQVAAFTDALTGLGNRRAFESDLESAFAQAERHQRHLSVLSLDLDGLKTLNDTEGHDRGDALLITVGHGLQAAFETLGRLYRLGGDEFSLIVSWTGAPDTDDLHARLERGMDKVRLAGFVDVTASSGVATFPDEVAAAGDALRLSDQRMYRQKFARRRAAAPSALH